The genomic stretch GACTTAGCCAAAAAAGTAGCTGATGGACTGGGAATGTCTGTTCCTAAAAATATTGATAAACCTATCAATCAAGCTATTGGTGCTGATGCCGATGTAAAGAAGCATCAACCCGGTAAGAAGAAAATCTATTTGGATGAATCACCTGCACTAAGTCAGGCTAACACAAAATTTGATAGTGTTGCCACCCGCAAAATTGCCGTTTTGGTGAGTGATGGCTTTAGCATGAGTGATTATGAAAAGATGACAAAATCTTTAGAAAAGGAAGGTGCTACTCTGGCGATCATCGCACCGCACGGGGGAAAAGTTACTTGCGATAAAAACGTAAGCCATCCAGTAGACGCAGCCATTAACACTACAGAAAGTGTGCTCTACGATGCTGTGTATATCCCAGGTGGCAAAAAATCGGTAGATGCCCTGATTAAGGAAGCTAAGTTCTCCAAGTTTTTGAATGAGGCATTTAAGCACTGTAAAGCCATTGCAGCTGATAATGAAGGCGAGAACTTAATAGATAATACCTTTATTAAGGATCATAAAGATGACAAGGCCATATTTATAAATGGTAAGGCTTCCGATTTTAAAACCGCTATTGCCAATCACAGAAATTGGGATAGAATGGAAGTAGCCAAAAAAGTGGCTGTATAAGTTTATTTTCAACTGCACTTAGGCGCTTTGCCTGAGTGCAGTTACTTTTCCACGCCAGTTAAATATTGGGTTAGCTTCCGCATTGCTCTTCCCCTGTGGCTCATGGTATTTTTGCGCACAGCACTCATTTCAGCAAAACTTTCGGTTTCGCCTTCCGGTAAAAAAATAGGATCATAACCAAAACCTTCCCCGCCTTGTCTGGCTTTTAGAATTTCACCTTGTACAGAGCCTTCAAATAAATGCTCCTTTCCTGTATTGTCAATGTAGGCAATCACTGTTCTAAACTGTGCTTTGCGATTTTCCTTCCCATCAAGCTCAGTCAAAAGCTTATCCATGTTGTTTTCTGAGTTGGCACCTTCGCCAGCATAGCGTGCAGAATATACCCCGGGAGCACCATTAAGAGCTTCCACCTCCAAACCAGTATCATCAGCAAAGCAAGGTTTTCCAGTCGTCTTAAAAATGGTTCTAGCTTTTATCAGGGCATTGTCTTGTAGCGTTTCTCCAGTTTCAGGAATTTCATCATAAAAGCCAATTTCTGAAAGGGATTGAACCTTGAGATGTGGTAAAAGCACTTTTACCTCTTTGGCTTTATTAGCGTTATGGGTGGCAAATATCAGTTCGTTCATCATTGATGGTGATAAGGGTCATTATTCAAAATACTGTAAGCGCGATATAGCTGCTCGGCAAATATGGGCCGTATTATTTGATGCGAAAAAGTCATTAATGAAAGAGACAGTTTTTCCTGTGCGGCATCATAAATCGTTTGGTCAAAACCATAAGGGCCGCCAATCACAAAAACGATGCGCCTCACTCCCCTGTTCATTATTTGCTGCAAGTGGTTTGCAAATTTTAAAGAAGGGTACTGCTTGCCGTTTTCATCCAGTAAAATAATGTGATCACCAGGCTGAAATTCCTTTTGAATGAGCAAAGCTTCCTGTTTTTTGACCTCTTCTTCGCGCAAAGTCTTGGTATTTTTAAGATCAGGAACCACCACTTTTTGGAAACTCACATAGCGCCCTAGGCGCTTATAGTACTCCTCTTCAAGCTTCTGTATCTCTTTACCTTTCGTCTTTCCTGTTTGTACAAATACTATCTTCAAAACCTTTGATTGTTGGGGCAAAAGTTAAGTAATTTGCCGTATGATTTCTAAAGACTATCTCGACCGGTTTATTGACGATGCAATAGCCGAAGACATTGGCCCTGGCGACCATAGCAGCAACTGCAGCATTCCCGCTACAGCGGAGGGAAAAATGTACCTTTTGGTAAAAGAAGAAGGTATAATCGCAGGCATAGATGTAGCTAAAAGAGTTTTTGAAAAAGTAGATCCTGCCATTAAAATGGAAATTTTGATGAGGGATGGTGATGCCGTAAAACTGGGAGACATCGCCTTTAGACTTCAAGGACCGGAACGCGCCTTGCTGCGCAGCGAAAGGCTTGCACTAAACATTATGCAGCGCATGAGCGGCATTGCCACGCGCACCCATCATATTGTAAAACTGATTGAGGGAACTCCTACCAAACTATTGGATACTAGAAAAACCACGCCCAACATGAGGGCTTTAGAAAAGTATGCAGTGACTGTTGGTGGCGGCTATAATCATAGAATGGGTCTATATGATATGATTATGCTAAAGGATAATCATGTAGATTTTGCAGGAGGAATTATCAACGCCATCGACAAAGCGCATGAGTACATTAAAGAAAACGGACTTGACATTGGCATAGAAGTGGAAACCCGAAACCTGGAAGAGCTACAGCAGGTGATAGACAAGGGCGGTGTGCAGCGTGTAATGTTTGACAATTACAGCATTGAAGATACCATCAAAGCTCTGAATATGGTGGGCGGTAAATTTGAAACTGAATCTTCAGGGGGAATCACGGAAACCACGATTCGAAGTTATGCCGAAACAGGTGTTGACTTTATTTCGGTAGGCGCCCTTACACACTCCGTAAAAAGTTTAGATTTGAGTTTGAAGGCAGAATAGCCCTCCCTACTTTCACCGTAAGGTAAACATGCTAAAAAATCTAAAAACCATACTACTTAGAACTTGGTACAGAGTGTTGCGCCAAGCCAAGCGTATTCGCCTTCCACTTTTTGAAGGGCTTACACTATACGCAGTTTTATCTTTTTTTATAAGAGGTATAGTAGAGGGCAAAATAACGGACAGAGCAGCCAGCGTGGCATTTAGCTTTTTTTTAGCCCTCTTTCCAGGAATTATTTTTTTGTTCAACCTAATTCCCTTCTTTCCCATTGAAGGAATGGAGAATGAAGTGTTTTACACTTTCCAACGCGTGTTGCCACCTGATACTTATGATGCCGCACGAACCACAATTGATGATATTTTGAATAATAAACGGACGGACCTTCTTTCCTTCGGTTTCTTGTTTGCGCTGGTGTTTGCCACAAATGGTATCAACTCGCTTATTTCCAATTTCAACAATACCATCCACCAGATTGACACACGTGGTTTTTTTAAGCAACAGCTTGTATCGGTAGTGCTCACCATTGTTTTGTCATTTTTGTTTTTGGTAGGCCTTACCATTGTTATTTTTAGCTCAGGCGTAATCAATGGTTTGCTCAACTTTTTCCGTTTAGAAGTGATTTCACCATTTATCATTGAAACTACACGACTCTTGCTTATGCTTTCGGTAGTATTACTGGCCATAGCTTTGATGTACAATTTTGGCCCATCCAAAAAAAGGCAGTGGCGATTTATATCCCCCGGTAGCTTATTAGCTACTTTTCTTATCGTAATTACTTCTGTGGGTTTTAGCTTTTATGTGAGCAACTTTGCGCAGTACAATAAACTTTATGGTAGTATTGGTACGTTAATGATTATCCTACTTTGGATATACATTAATGCCATAGTACTTATATTAGGCTTTGAGCTAAATGCTAGCATTGCCTCTTTAAAAAATGAACAATCTCAAGCAGAACTTGAATTAGATTTAGAAACATGAAAAAATTACTTATTGCCTTATTACTAATCACCTCCGTTTCCACATTTGCTCAAGCAGATAAAATACTCGGCACCTGGCTTAATGAGCCAAAAGATGCCAAAATTGAGGTGTATAAAAAAGGTGACAAATACTTCGGGAAAATTATTTGGCTGAGCCAAAATGTTGGGCCAAATGGTGAGTCACCAAAACTTGATGTAAACAATGAGGATGAAAAACTAAGATCTCGCCCAATTGTAGGCATTAACATCCTGAAAGATTTGGAGTGGGACGAAGACGATAATGAGTGGGATGATGGCGAAATATATGACCCTCGCAGCGGCAGCACTTATAGTCTTTATGCCAAATTGGAAGACGCCAACACTTTATTTCTAAAAGGATATATCGGCTTCGCCATGATTGGCCGCAGCACAACCTGGACAAGAGTGAAATAATTTTTACCTGATAATGGTAACATGTCCATGCTCGGTGCCCTTTGTGTAGGGAGTACGAAATACAAACTTATAAATGTATACTCCCACTGGTAAATCCTCGCTTTTCCAGCGTCCATCAAAAAGCATACTTTCATCATGTGAAGTAAAAACCTCCTGCCCCCAGCGGTTGTATACATAGAGGTTAAATTCCAAAAACTCACATTTGGTGACAGGTCCAAAGTAATCATTGAGTCCATCACCATCAGGGGTAAAAGCATCACCAAACATCACGTCACACTCACAGCTATATTTGCTTACGCTAAAATATTCTACACTTTCAGTGCATCCATCCGATAGCTCCACACGGATATTTTTATCTCCACTCACCAAATAGTCACCTGTTGTTCCATTAGGCCAAGTAGCCGTATAGCCCATAGGTGCTGATAACAGCAATGATTGACCTGCACAAACACTAGTATCCGCAAATACTGGATGATCAGAAAGTGGCGGAGTTGGTAGTATTTCAAATGAATCGGTTTGCCAACAGCCGTCAGCATTCTTGGTTGTTACCCATTCTGTGCCTATTTGCCAGTATTCCGTTTGCCAAGAAGTTTCACCATTACTCCATAGTACCGCAGGAAAAGTATTAGAGCGCAAGTAAACATTTACAGTATCCTGCCCGCATATAAAAAACTCATCATCGGCCACCGGGTCTGTGGTAAGGGTGGGGAATTTCACATTTAAAGTATCTGTTATGCTGCAGCCTCCAGGGAACCTCACCTCAAACCAATAGCTACCATTATTACTGAATGTGCGAATGGATCGGCCA from Owenweeksia hongkongensis DSM 17368 encodes the following:
- the rdgB gene encoding RdgB/HAM1 family non-canonical purine NTP pyrophosphatase, with translation MMNELIFATHNANKAKEVKVLLPHLKVQSLSEIGFYDEIPETGETLQDNALIKARTIFKTTGKPCFADDTGLEVEALNGAPGVYSARYAGEGANSENNMDKLLTELDGKENRKAQFRTVIAYIDNTGKEHLFEGSVQGEILKARQGGEGFGYDPIFLPEGETESFAEMSAVRKNTMSHRGRAMRKLTQYLTGVEK
- the rlmH gene encoding 23S rRNA (pseudouridine(1915)-N(3))-methyltransferase RlmH, with translation MKIVFVQTGKTKGKEIQKLEEEYYKRLGRYVSFQKVVVPDLKNTKTLREEEVKKQEALLIQKEFQPGDHIILLDENGKQYPSLKFANHLQQIMNRGVRRIVFVIGGPYGFDQTIYDAAQEKLSLSLMTFSHQIIRPIFAEQLYRAYSILNNDPYHHQ
- the nadC gene encoding carboxylating nicotinate-nucleotide diphosphorylase; this encodes MISKDYLDRFIDDAIAEDIGPGDHSSNCSIPATAEGKMYLLVKEEGIIAGIDVAKRVFEKVDPAIKMEILMRDGDAVKLGDIAFRLQGPERALLRSERLALNIMQRMSGIATRTHHIVKLIEGTPTKLLDTRKTTPNMRALEKYAVTVGGGYNHRMGLYDMIMLKDNHVDFAGGIINAIDKAHEYIKENGLDIGIEVETRNLEELQQVIDKGGVQRVMFDNYSIEDTIKALNMVGGKFETESSGGITETTIRSYAETGVDFISVGALTHSVKSLDLSLKAE
- a CDS encoding YihY/virulence factor BrkB family protein translates to MLKNLKTILLRTWYRVLRQAKRIRLPLFEGLTLYAVLSFFIRGIVEGKITDRAASVAFSFFLALFPGIIFLFNLIPFFPIEGMENEVFYTFQRVLPPDTYDAARTTIDDILNNKRTDLLSFGFLFALVFATNGINSLISNFNNTIHQIDTRGFFKQQLVSVVLTIVLSFLFLVGLTIVIFSSGVINGLLNFFRLEVISPFIIETTRLLLMLSVVLLAIALMYNFGPSKKRQWRFISPGSLLATFLIVITSVGFSFYVSNFAQYNKLYGSIGTLMIILLWIYINAIVLILGFELNASIASLKNEQSQAELELDLET
- a CDS encoding DUF2147 domain-containing protein, with the translated sequence MKKLLIALLLITSVSTFAQADKILGTWLNEPKDAKIEVYKKGDKYFGKIIWLSQNVGPNGESPKLDVNNEDEKLRSRPIVGINILKDLEWDEDDNEWDDGEIYDPRSGSTYSLYAKLEDANTLFLKGYIGFAMIGRSTTWTRVK